The DNA region TATAGTGAACGTAGTTTAAGCAGAGCAGTGTCACTCTGCACAGTCATTTTTCATTATATCCGAATTTTACCGGTTAGTCAAGGCTGAAGGTGCCGTTTTCTCTATTGCCAAAAAGCCGTAAATACAGTATACTAATATATGAAAGAAAACAACGGGAAAGGAGCAGATAGCATGCCACGAAAAATAGGAACAGGAGTGCAGAGTTTCAGTAAACTGAGAGAGCGCGGTAGTTTTTTTGTAGATAAAACAGAGTTTATAAGCGACTGGTGGAATTCAGACGATGACGTTACTCTGATCACTCGTCCGCGTCGTTTCGGAAAAACACTGAACATGAGTATGCTCGAATGTTTTTTTAGTCCGGAATATGCCGGAAGAGCTGATCTTTTTGAAGGATTGAATGTCTGGAATGATCCGGAAATGCGAGGATTACAGGGAAGTCAGCCGGTGATTTTTATCACTATGGCTAAAATAAAAGGAACTACCTATGAAGATTTTCTTAGACAAATGAATACGACTATGATGTCTGTGTATTCGCGTTATGAGGATTTTGTAAGTAAAAGCGAAAAGATATCAGCCGATAAAAAAGAAATATTCCGGCTTATGTATATGGAAATGGTTGAGACAATGCTTAAAAAGTCTGAGAAAAAGGTAAATACTGATCTTCTGATACAGAGCATAGCGTTTCTTTCGGAACTTCTTTCAATTCATTACGGAAAGAATGTCATAATTCTTCTCGATGAATATGACACGCCGATGGTCGAATCCTATGTGAATAAATACTGGGATGAAACAGCTGCGTTTATGCGTACTTTTTTCAATACTACTTTCAAAAGTAATCCGTATATGTATCGCAGTGTGCTTACAGGTATTACAAGAGTAAGCAAGGAATCCCTGTTTTCAGATTTCAATAATATAGAGATATGTACACTTTCAGCAGTAAAATATCAGGAATATTTCGGATTTACTGAAGAAGAAGTATTTGCTGCGATGGACGAATATGGCCTTACCAATAAGGATGAAGTGAAATACTGGTACGACGGATTTACGATCGGTGAGCTTAAGGATATCTACAACCCGTGGTCAGTGACCAATTTCCTTGGCAAGAAAAAATTTGCTCCGTATTGGGCAAATACAAGTTCAAATAAGCTTGTCAGCGATCTTCTGCGCGAAGGCGATGCGGAACTGAAAAGTGATTTTGAGTATCTTCTTTGCGGCGGAACGGTAACAAAGCAAATAAATGAAGAACTTGTTTACAGCCAGCTTGACAAGACACGCGATTCAGTCTGGAGTCTGCTTACAATGAGCGGATACCTTAAGATAAACAGCATAAACGGGAAAAATTATGAGCTGGAAATTGTAAATCATGAAACGCTGGAAATGTTTGAAGGACTGATCTCTAACTGGTTCGCTGAAGGCGACAGATACAGTAATTTCATAAAAGCACTGCTGCTGAATGATCTGAAATATATGAATCAGTTTATGAATGATCTTTCAGTTTCAATGTTCAGTTCGTTCGATACCGGAAAGAAACCGTCAGAAAAAACAGAACCGGAACGTTTCTATCACGGTTTTGTTCTTGGTCTGCTCGTAGATCTTCGTGACAGATATGCAGTGACCTCTAACCGTGAAAGCGGATTCGGAAGATACGACGTACTTCTTGAACCTCTTGATAAAGAAAAAGATGATGCAATGATATTTGAATTCAAAGTCATTGATAAAGACGAGGAAAAGACACTTGAAGATACCGTCGCAGCTGCACTTAAGCAGATAGAGGAAAAGAAGTACGAGCAGATACTGATCGATAAAGGCGTTAAGAAAGACAGAATTCGCAAGTACGGATTTGCATTCGAAGGCAGCCGTGTGCTTATAGGTGAATAAAAAGGTTGCGGCACGTCAATGACGTGCCGCAGCTATTGATAGTGCGCCTGCCGGCGCACGCTTCATATACCTGAAGTTGAATGGTACTCTGTATTGAGTGATGTTTATTTCAGTTAATGATTGGACTTTATTTGTGATGTTGCACTAAACATCGCTCTTAATATTTGATCAATCATATGAAACGACAAGAAATATGTTGACTTTATAATAGTTTGTGACTATAATTGAAAATATATTATACGACTAATGGAAAAGAAAAAAGTCGTCTGATACTTATTTAAAGTATGCGGAAGTGTACTTTGAGGTTTAAGGAAATATGGGATGTCAACGTACTGCTAGGTAAGGGGTTACAGTAAAAGCATAACGGATGATACCCATGAAAATTATGAAAAGGGATTTCGCAGATTTTAATTCATTATCTGCATAAAAAGGGGTTGACATAGTTATGTTCAAGACGTATAATGCGTTAACAGCACAGCACAGCACAGCACAGCACAGCACAGTTAGGACTAATTATGTCAATTATACAACTGAATATAAAAACATACAGGCGTATTCTGCAGGATGACTCTGTCCTGCGGGGTACGCTTTTTTGATTTTATCACGTTAATGGTCAGCCAGGACGGCTGTTTATTATATATTGGGGATGATCTTTCTGTATATAGTTTTTATGGTGAAGGATCATCAAAGAAAATTATAATTATATAAAACAGGGGGAATTTTAGAATGAAGCGGAACATTTTGAAGCGAACGATTGCTGGTGTGCTGGCGATTCTCTGCGTAGCAGGCATGCTGACTGCAAACGTTGACGGAGGAGGGCTTTTTGACACGGCTATTTTGGCGAAGGCTGAGCCCGACAGCGGTGTAACGGGGAATCTGCCCAGTAATGTTGAAATAAATAAAGCCGACTCTTGCGGCGAAAATGTTACATGGGCGTATGATGAAACGAACAAAACGCTCACCATAAGCGGTAGCGGGGATATGGCGGATTATACAGGTACTAATGCACCATGGAAAGATAAAATGAGTCAAATCCAGACAGTTGTTATTGGAGTCGGCGTGACAAGTATCGGAGGCGATGCGTTTAGGGGAGCCTCTAGTCTTAGTAACATAACCATACCCGAGGGTGTGACAAAGATAGGTGCTAATGCATTTGTCAATTGCACCAGCCTTACAGCTGTAACGATTCCAAGCACGGTGACAAGTATTGGTGCTTATGCATTTTTTTATAATGGTAATACCGCTCCGCAACAAACTATAACCTTTACACGCCCTGCAAAAGCCCAGCAATTAAATGTAGGTGATTATGCATTTAACGCTACTAATAATAATGATGCATATATTGCCTTTGCAGGAGACGGTAAGACTAATTTGTATGATGATGGTAATTGTGAAGTTAAAGCTAATGCTCCACTGATTATCAATAATAGTCGTACATATTACTGGGTCACGCCATTATCCGTCGGTACAGTGATATACAAGGGCGAAAAGGCTGCCTTTACGAGTGATATGTATTTTTATACAGATCAGACTGATGGACAAGCCGGCAGTGAATCACTTGAATGGCGTGAAGGCGGATTATACACTCTTGATGATATATCGTGCAGTGAGGGCGAGTGTAAGTTCATATTTGCATACAACACATATGATGATCCAAAAACTATCAAGATCGTATTCGATGCTCTTAGCCAACCCCCCGGCGGGCTCAAGGTTGTAAGTGGCGACGGCACAGCTGAACACCCCTTTGTTTTCAAAATGAACCCCGGCACTCCCGAGGTCACCACGACCCAGTCCCAGGTCATCAAGGCCGGGGATAGGTTTAAGGTCGGGGGTGAGGTCAATTCGATCATGCTAAATAACCAGGCACTATCCGGCAACTATAACATTCCGGAAAATACTGTTTTTACGGCAAGTCTTGCAGATAGCGGAAACCTTACGATCAGCGGAGGCGTATTATCACCGCTTGATTTAGGCGGCTGGAGCGATAATTCGGCTAAGACTTATCTTGTGGAGTATAATAACGGCACGCTCACGCTTACGGAGAATGTGATCTATAGCGGCGGAGCAAGTCCTGCATTTGCTGATATGCACATTGGCGATGTAGTTGCACTGGGGGCTAAGGTGGATGCAGATGCTCGAATGCAGAGTAGTTCAGGTGGGTATCAGTCTTATCCGGGTACTGAAATGTGGACAATTACTGCTCAAGGCGCACAAAAAGGTGATACGTTAGTCGAGTTCCTTGGCGGTACGAATATGAATGCATTTGTTCTTTGCGAAAAGAGCTATAATGATACATATGGTTATATTTGTGAATTCGATCAGACCCACGTTGACCTCCCCCTGTCGGTAGTGACCCACACCGTGGGCGAGCAGACCATCACCTTCCTGCCGTGGACCAGCACCACCAGCCTGCCCGCCAGTGGCGATTATTACCTTACTGGGGATGTGACCGTCAGTACGAATACCATCGTGTCTAACGCTAGCACATTAAACCTTTGCCTGAATGGATATGGCATCCTTATGACCGGAGACGACAGCGTGTTTCAAGTGAATACTGGCTGCACGATGAATCTGTATGATTGTAATGAATCAAACAGCAGCCATTATGTGACGCTTGATAATTGGCGCGGGATTTCCGTGAGTGACACCGGATCGGCTTCGGAAGTCACCAACGGAAACGGTGTAGTGAATCTTAACGGCGGCCTTATTACCGGTGGCCATAACACGGATCCCGGAGGCGGCGCGTTCCGCGTATACGGAACCTTCAACATGTACGGAGGTACCTTGCTAGGCAATTACGCAAAATCCGGTGGTGCGATTTGGACTAGCGGATCGACTGCGATTTACGGTAACTCCCGCATTGCGTATAATAAGGGTACCGACGGAAACCGCGGCGGCGTATATATCAGCGGTGGTACGTTCGACATTGCCGGAGCGCCTGACCTCCGGGGCAACAGCGGCTGTGACATTGTCTTGAATGGAACAGACAAAAGAATCAATTTTACAGACTTTGACCCGAATGTGCGTATCGGCGTCATTTATTATATCGGGAATCCTCAAGAGGTAACGGTTACTTCCAATGCGCAGTTTACGAGCGATGATCAAGTAAAGGAAGTCTTTACGCTGTACTCGAAGGATAGAAGTATTTTCGTGTTTGAAGGGCAGGCAAAGATCAGGACAGAGTATAATGTGACCGTTACGCCGGGCAGCAGCATGACAAAGACAGCGGACTCCGGTGAGACATCACAGAAAGTCGCTATGACCAACGCAATGACAGATGTTGTCTATACTGCAAACGATGGCTATTACTTCCCGACAGATTACAGCGTTACCGCCGTCAAAGGAATCACCGTGACCCGTAACAGCTACACACAGATCACGGTTTCCGGAACACCGTCCGCTGACGCTACGATCACACTGACAGCGCCTACGGCTAAAACGACACCGGCTGCACCAACAACATCCGCCGCAACAGACTGCACAACCGCAGACAACAACGACGGAAAGCTCACCGGCGTTACAGCTGCAATGGAGTATAAGAAATCGGATGCCGATAGCTGGACAGCCGGAAAGGGAAGCGACATCACAGGTCTTGTTCCCGGAACCTACTATGTGCGTGTAAAGGCAACCGAAACGACAAATGCGTCCACAAATCAGGAACTGACGATCAAGGGATTTATTTCGTACACGGTGACCTTTAAGGTAGTGAACGGAAAATGGAATGAGGGCGAAGGCGATGCTACAACAGCAGACAAGACTGTGACCCTTACCGGACATGATGGCGATACCTTGAAACTGACCGCAGACCAGATTCCGGCAGTTGGCAGCAAGCCGAACGACACCTACAAGGTCGGAAGCTGGGATACGACGCCGAGCGCGGACACGGAGATCACGGCGGATACGACCTACACCTATACCTATGCGCAGAAGGACAGCATCAGCCAGACCGTGACCTTCAAGGTGGTCAACGGTTCCTGGAACGATGAAACCACGACAGATAAGACCGTGATCCTGACGGGTTATGAGGGCGACACCCTCAAACTGGCGGCAGACCAAATTCCGACGGTCGGCACGAAGCCGAACGACACCTATAAGGCAGGAAGCTGGGATGTGATGCCGAATACTGACACAGCGATTACGGAGGCAACCACCTACACGTATACTTACGTAGCAAAAGAAGCATCCGTTGTAACCAAAGCACCTGAAGCGAAGACACTGACCTATAACGGACAGGTTCAGGAACTTGTGACTGCAGGTGAGGCAACTGGCGGCACGATGCAGTATGCCCTTGGTACGAATACAACTACCGAACCAACAACCGGCTGGAGTTCATCCATCCCTACAGCCACTGACGTGGGAACCTATAAAGTTTATTACAGAGTGGCAGGAAATGATTATTATAATGCATTTGAAAGCGCCGAACCGATACAGGTGAAGATAGCTAAAGCAGATATCACACCTTCAGTATCACTCGAAGGCTGGACATACGGAGAAACAGCGAAGACACCATCAGTAAGCGGAAATGCAGAAAATAGAACAGTAACGTATAAGTACAAGCTCAAGGGTGCCGATGATAAGACATATTCTGCAGAGGTACCGACAGCAGCTGGAACATATGTAGTAAAGGCCGAGATTGCCGGCACGGCAAACTATAATGCAGCCAGTGCAGAAAAGGAATTTACTGTAGCAAAGAAACCACTTAAGATCACAGCGGACAAGGCAGGAAAGGTTTACGGAACTGCTGATCCGGCGCTTACTTATACACTTGAAGGTACACTGGTCGGTGAAGACAGGATCACAGGTTCACTTACCCGTGAAAAGGGTGATAATACCGGTGAATATACGATCGGACAGGGTACACTTACAGCCGGTGACAACTATGCGATTGAATTTGTATCTGACAAGTTTACTGTAACACCTACAGAATTTAATGTCAAAGCGAATGGTTATAC from Ruminococcus sp. HUN007 includes:
- a CDS encoding AAA family ATPase, with amino-acid sequence MPRKIGTGVQSFSKLRERGSFFVDKTEFISDWWNSDDDVTLITRPRRFGKTLNMSMLECFFSPEYAGRADLFEGLNVWNDPEMRGLQGSQPVIFITMAKIKGTTYEDFLRQMNTTMMSVYSRYEDFVSKSEKISADKKEIFRLMYMEMVETMLKKSEKKVNTDLLIQSIAFLSELLSIHYGKNVIILLDEYDTPMVESYVNKYWDETAAFMRTFFNTTFKSNPYMYRSVLTGITRVSKESLFSDFNNIEICTLSAVKYQEYFGFTEEEVFAAMDEYGLTNKDEVKYWYDGFTIGELKDIYNPWSVTNFLGKKKFAPYWANTSSNKLVSDLLREGDAELKSDFEYLLCGGTVTKQINEELVYSQLDKTRDSVWSLLTMSGYLKINSINGKNYELEIVNHETLEMFEGLISNWFAEGDRYSNFIKALLLNDLKYMNQFMNDLSVSMFSSFDTGKKPSEKTEPERFYHGFVLGLLVDLRDRYAVTSNRESGFGRYDVLLEPLDKEKDDAMIFEFKVIDKDEEKTLEDTVAAALKQIEEKKYEQILIDKGVKKDRIRKYGFAFEGSRVLIGE
- a CDS encoding MBG domain-containing protein → MKRNILKRTIAGVLAILCVAGMLTANVDGGGLFDTAILAKAEPDSGVTGNLPSNVEINKADSCGENVTWAYDETNKTLTISGSGDMADYTGTNAPWKDKMSQIQTVVIGVGVTSIGGDAFRGASSLSNITIPEGVTKIGANAFVNCTSLTAVTIPSTVTSIGAYAFFYNGNTAPQQTITFTRPAKAQQLNVGDYAFNATNNNDAYIAFAGDGKTNLYDDGNCEVKANAPLIINNSRTYYWVTPLSVGTVIYKGEKAAFTSDMYFYTDQTDGQAGSESLEWREGGLYTLDDISCSEGECKFIFAYNTYDDPKTIKIVFDALSQPPGGLKVVSGDGTAEHPFVFKMNPGTPEVTTTQSQVIKAGDRFKVGGEVNSIMLNNQALSGNYNIPENTVFTASLADSGNLTISGGVLSPLDLGGWSDNSAKTYLVEYNNGTLTLTENVIYSGGASPAFADMHIGDVVALGAKVDADARMQSSSGGYQSYPGTEMWTITAQGAQKGDTLVEFLGGTNMNAFVLCEKSYNDTYGYICEFDQTHVDLPLSVVTHTVGEQTITFLPWTSTTSLPASGDYYLTGDVTVSTNTIVSNASTLNLCLNGYGILMTGDDSVFQVNTGCTMNLYDCNESNSSHYVTLDNWRGISVSDTGSASEVTNGNGVVNLNGGLITGGHNTDPGGGAFRVYGTFNMYGGTLLGNYAKSGGAIWTSGSTAIYGNSRIAYNKGTDGNRGGVYISGGTFDIAGAPDLRGNSGCDIVLNGTDKRINFTDFDPNVRIGVIYYIGNPQEVTVTSNAQFTSDDQVKEVFTLYSKDRSIFVFEGQAKIRTEYNVTVTPGSSMTKTADSGETSQKVAMTNAMTDVVYTANDGYYFPTDYSVTAVKGITVTRNSYTQITVSGTPSADATITLTAPTAKTTPAAPTTSAATDCTTADNNDGKLTGVTAAMEYKKSDADSWTAGKGSDITGLVPGTYYVRVKATETTNASTNQELTIKGFISYTVTFKVVNGKWNEGEGDATTADKTVTLTGHDGDTLKLTADQIPAVGSKPNDTYKVGSWDTTPSADTEITADTTYTYTYAQKDSISQTVTFKVVNGSWNDETTTDKTVILTGYEGDTLKLAADQIPTVGTKPNDTYKAGSWDVMPNTDTAITEATTYTYTYVAKEASVVTKAPEAKTLTYNGQVQELVTAGEATGGTMQYALGTNTTTEPTTGWSSSIPTATDVGTYKVYYRVAGNDYYNAFESAEPIQVKIAKADITPSVSLEGWTYGETAKTPSVSGNAENRTVTYKYKLKGADDKTYSAEVPTAAGTYVVKAEIAGTANYNAASAEKEFTVAKKPLKITADKAGKVYGTADPALTYTLEGTLVGEDRITGSLTREKGDNTGEYTIGQGTLTAGDNYAIEFVSDKFTVTPTEFNVKANGYTGDYDGKDHGIAASADVESAKVYYLVSDTEPAEADFTEADITVSPKYKDAGTYKIWYCITAPNYNTVIRQLK